In the genome of Nocardioides seonyuensis, one region contains:
- a CDS encoding glycoside hydrolase domain-containing protein gives MRLAHLSTARARVGIAAVAVLAICATLLPMGAAAAAERRPDGFSGYAFDARCAPTQEQMDAWLTSSPFSGVGIYIGGSMASCRPTASDPGQPHLDATWVARQRAGGWRLLPIWAGPQAACHTLYGDLIDANPAGSYAAADARGRAEAAAAVARAQQLGLPASSTLWYDLEGGYDVTNDDCRRSALRFLSGWTSALHDLGYRSGVYSSVSAGIHALDNADNLSPGSYVMPDHVWYAWYNGRADVAIDPQWVRPSSWEGQRVHQYEAHTSATYGGVSLTIDRNFMEIDGGAQPPRSTRLCGRTRVDFRTYPRLKPGSRGVRTKTLQCVLRKNARYRGKLDGQFDRGVLKAVRTFQRRHDLRVTGRADAATWTALFAKGSTPMLKVGAAGQPALRLQRSLRAAGFRSVKPTGVVTDRTATAVRRLQQRLGLDATGVVTADTWSALQHGRR, from the coding sequence ATGCGTCTTGCACACCTCAGCACTGCCCGCGCGCGTGTCGGCATCGCCGCCGTGGCTGTGCTGGCCATCTGCGCCACGTTGCTCCCGATGGGGGCTGCCGCAGCCGCGGAACGTCGCCCCGACGGCTTCAGCGGCTACGCGTTCGACGCTCGGTGCGCGCCGACCCAGGAGCAGATGGACGCGTGGTTGACCTCCTCGCCCTTCTCCGGTGTGGGCATCTACATCGGCGGGTCGATGGCATCGTGCCGGCCGACCGCCAGTGACCCCGGCCAGCCGCACCTCGACGCCACGTGGGTGGCTCGGCAGCGCGCCGGCGGATGGCGCCTCCTGCCGATCTGGGCCGGCCCGCAGGCCGCGTGCCACACGCTCTACGGCGACCTGATCGATGCCAACCCCGCGGGCTCCTACGCCGCGGCCGACGCACGTGGACGCGCGGAGGCAGCTGCTGCCGTGGCTCGCGCGCAGCAGCTCGGCCTCCCCGCCTCCAGCACGCTGTGGTACGACCTCGAGGGCGGCTACGACGTCACGAACGACGACTGCCGACGTTCCGCGCTTCGCTTCCTGAGCGGCTGGACCTCCGCACTGCACGACCTCGGCTACCGCTCGGGCGTCTACTCCAGCGTCTCTGCCGGCATCCACGCCCTGGACAACGCCGACAACCTGTCACCCGGCTCCTACGTGATGCCCGACCACGTCTGGTACGCCTGGTACAACGGCCGCGCAGACGTCGCCATCGACCCGCAGTGGGTGCGGCCGAGCAGCTGGGAAGGCCAGCGCGTCCACCAGTACGAGGCGCACACGAGCGCGACGTACGGCGGCGTCTCGCTCACCATCGACCGCAACTTCATGGAGATCGACGGCGGCGCGCAGCCTCCTCGCTCCACCCGCCTCTGTGGCAGGACCCGCGTCGACTTCAGGACCTATCCGCGACTGAAGCCCGGCAGTCGCGGCGTCCGGACCAAGACGCTGCAGTGCGTGCTCAGGAAGAACGCCCGCTACCGCGGAAAGCTGGACGGTCAGTTCGACCGAGGCGTCCTCAAGGCCGTGCGGACCTTCCAGCGCCGCCACGACCTCCGCGTCACGGGAAGGGCCGATGCCGCCACTTGGACCGCGCTCTTCGCCAAGGGTTCGACACCCATGCTGAAGGTCGGCGCTGCGGGCCAGCCGGCCCTGCGCCTGCAGCGGTCCTTGCGCGCTGCCGGGTTCCGGTCGGTGAAGCCGACGGGAGTCGTCACCGACCGCACCGCGACTGCCGTGCGCAGGCTCCAGCAGCGTCTCGGTCTGGACGCCACGGGCGTGGTCACGGCCGACACATGGTCGGCGCTGCAGCACGGGAGGCGCTGA